In Prunus dulcis chromosome 1, ALMONDv2, whole genome shotgun sequence, the following are encoded in one genomic region:
- the LOC117615986 gene encoding uncharacterized protein LOC117615986, with product MAEAFKFKLLQSTPYYAQANGQAESSNKLIINIIRKMLEKNPKQWHVKLLETLWAYRTSKREATGMAPYALTYGHDAILPMEIAVQSLRIGQQHNLTGEDYSQAMLLELEGLDASRINTLNKLLAGKQAVSRAYNKRVKNKSFEEGEIFWKAVLPLGTHIAGYGKWSPTWEGHFIINQILGPIQITGSRWRNPCSTNQWQMAEKILSNYVGFIGSTNRSWN from the coding sequence ATGGCAGaagcattcaaattcaaattacttCAATCCACTCCTTACTATGCTCAAGCTAATGGACAGGCAGAATCAAGTAACAAGTTGATCATCAACATTATTAGAAAAATGcttgagaaaaatccaaagcaaTGGCATGTGAAGTTATTAGAAACTCTGTGGGCATATAGGACTTCAAAGAGAGAAGCAACTGGCATGGCCCCATATGCTCTAACTTATGGTCATGACGCAATTCTACCTATGGAAATAGCAGTCCAATCTCTCAGAATTGGTCAACAACATAATCTGACTggagaagactactctcaagCCATGTTGCTAGAACTGGAAGGATTAGATGCAAGTAGAATTAATaccctcaacaaactcttagCAGGAAAACAGGCTGTGTCAAGGGCCTACAATAAAAGAGTTAAAAACAAGAGttttgaagagggagagataTTCTGGAAAGCAGTTCTGCCCCTTGGAACACACATAGCTGGTTATGGAAAGTGGTCACCTACATGGGAAGGTCATTTCATAATTAACCAAATCCTTGGACCCATACAGATTACAGGATCCAGATGGAGAAATCCATGTAGCACCAATCAATGGCAAATGGCTGAAAAAATTCTATCCAACTATGTGGGATTCATAGGCAGTACAAATAGATCCtggaattga